In Cotesia glomerata isolate CgM1 linkage group LG1, MPM_Cglom_v2.3, whole genome shotgun sequence, one genomic interval encodes:
- the LOC123270189 gene encoding deoxyribose-phosphate aldolase has protein sequence MTAQSKILIMLGLNNEKNIDLISINNKVKEISKEVSVMTDEDKLFWLRKALTFIDLTSLNETDTLETIQTLCLKAIKPFDTHDKLHPAAVCIYSERVQDAMDCLENHDARYISVATVSGDFPSGKLPFNVRLHQVVDAAKLEADEIDVVIDRSLVMTHDWDELLKQLSKMREACGNKIMKTILSVGDLPSLNHVYKASMVAMAAGSNFIKTSTGKEAVNATLPVGIVMCEAIKEYKKLTDEKVGIKPAGGIKTAIQALEWIILIKKELGEEWLNKESFRIGASSLLDNIVEAIHELSSKQ, from the exons atgaCGGCTCAATCGAAAATACTCATAATGTTAGgcttaaataatgaaaaaaatattgatttaatatctataaataataaagtcaAGGAGATATCAAAGGAAGTTAGTGTTATGACTGATGAAGATAAACTGTTTTGGCTGCGAAAAGCTCTTACTTTCATTGATCTAACATCCTTAAATGAAACCGATACACTGGAAACTATCCAAACTCTATGTCTCaaa gcaATTAAACCATTTGATACACACGATAAGTTACATCCAGCAGCTGTTTGTATTTACAGTGAAAGAGTTCAAGATGCTATGGATTGTTTGGAGAATCATGATGCTCGTTACATTTCCGTAGCAACTG tttcCGGTGATTTTCCATCGGGTAAATTACCATTTAACGTACGGTTGCATCAAGTTGTTGATGCAGCAAAACTTGAAGCCGATGAAATTGATGTAGTTATTGATAGATCACTAGTAATGACCCACGATTGGGATGAGTTATTAAAGCAGTTGTCAAAGATGAGAGAGGCATgtggaaataaaattatgaaaacaattttatctGTTGGCGATCTTCCAAGTTTAAATCATGTTTATAAAGCATCCATGGTAGCAATGGCTGCtggaagtaattttattaaaacgtCAACAGGTAAAGAGGCAGTTAATGCAACTTTACCAGTTGGAATAGTTATGTGTGAAGCTAtcaaagaatataaaaaattaaccgacgaaaaa GTCGGAATCAAGCCAGCTGGTGGAATAAAAACGGCTATCCAGGCACTCGAATGGATAATACtcattaaaaaagaattaggGGAAGAATGGTTAAACAAAGAATCATTCAGAATTGGAGCATCAAGTTTGCTTGACAATATTGTCGAAGCAATTCATGAATTATCATCTAAACAGTag
- the LOC123270157 gene encoding putative ATPase N2B, whose product MACYYNLSRRLNKLYIVKLCVPKEKPLSICRKYTNKVLKNDSHADDNTPREVLKKKIANNELIHDDYQIKIVESLQRVYDDLKGYKPSKVSSFLSKLFKSSNANKPPKGLYIYGAVGGGKTMLMDLFYNCCQIENKQRVHFNSFMLDVHAKIHQVKKTIKRDASETKLKPFDPIPPVAQMITEKTWLLCFDEFQVTDVADAMILKRLFTQLFTNGVVVVATSNRSPDNLYKNGLQRSNFIPFIQVLKDHCAIESLESGIDYRLKLGSGKDTKYFISGQDPEDAVDTIFKYLCSMENDTVRPKTLSFKGRNVTFKKTCGQIIDSSFEELCDRPLGASDYLEISQAFHTVIIRDVPLLNLRLKSQARRFITLIDTLYDNKIRVVISAAAAPNKLFVPEGDSEYTDEKRMLMDDLAISHGSDNHKSNIFTGEEELFAFDRTVSRLCEMQTKEYWEQWEQYK is encoded by the exons atggcttgttattataatttatcaagGAGACTGAATAAATTGTACATTGTCAAATTATGTGTTCCAAAGGAGAAACCACTAAGTATTTGTAGAAAATACACAAATAAAGTACTTAAAAATGACAGTCATGCTGATGACAATACTCCACGAGAGgtattaaagaagaaaatagctaataatgaattaattcacgacgattatcaaataaaaatcgtTGAAAGTTTACAACGAGTTTACGATGATCTGAAAGGCTATAAACCTTCTAAAGTTTCATCGTTTTTAAGTAAATTGTTCAAAAGTAGTAATGCTAATAAACCACCAAAAggattatatatttatggtGCTGTAGGCGGTGGTAAAACAATGTTAATGGATCTTTTCTACAATTGTTGTCAA aTAGAAAATAAACAAAGAGTTCACTTCAATTCATTTATGTTGGATGTTCACGCAAAAATTCatcaagttaaaaaaacaataaaaagagATGCCAGTGAAACGAAACTCAAACCGTTTGATCCTATACCTCCAGTTGCTCAAATGATTACTGAAAAAACTTGGCTGCTCTGCTTTGACGAGTttcaa gTCACTGATGTAGCTGATGCTATGATTTTAAAACGCCTCTTCACTCAGCTTTTTACTAATGGAGTAGTCGTTGTAGCAACGAGTAATAGATCACCAGacaatttgtataaaaatggATTACAGAGAAGTAATTTTATACCGTTCATTCAAGTACTTAAAGATCATTGTGCAATTGAAAGTCTGGAGTCAGGAATAGACTACAGATTAAAATTGGGCTCAGGTAAAGAtaccaaatattttattagtggTCAGGATCCAGAAGACGCTGTAGATACGATCTTCAAATACTTATGTTCAATGGAAAATGACACTGTTAGGCCGAAAACTTTATCATTTAAAGGTCGCAAtgtgacatttaaaaaaacttgtgGGCAAATTATTGATTCATCATTCGAAGAACTATGTGATAGA cctTTAGGAGCAAGTGATTACCTTGAAATATCTCAAGCATTCCATACAGTCATTATAAGAGACGTCCCTTTACTTAATTTACGACTTAAGTCACAAGCAAGAAGATTTATTACGTTGATCGATACTCTGTATGATAATAAg ATAAGAGTTGTGATATCGGCAGCAGCTGCtcctaataaattatttgtacctGAAGGCGATTCCGAATACACCGATGAGAAACGAATGCTCATGGATGATTTAGCAATATCTCATGGCTCTGATAACcataaatcaaatatttttactggAGAAGAAGAATTATTTGCATTCGATCGTACAGTATCACGGCTTTGTGAAATGCAAACAAAAGAATACTGGGAACAGTGGGAACAGtacaaataa